A region from the Triticum urartu cultivar G1812 chromosome 1, Tu2.1, whole genome shotgun sequence genome encodes:
- the LOC125530712 gene encoding putative nuclease HARBI1: protein MSTSDSHSEESKTDSDAMPTSRRQRRKKYMMAALVGIMYSEKYLMKKKRRVPIMTGQQWVTENLSTPKDCYNMFRMYKPCFDRLHRTLVHTYGLKGTRNMSSEEALGMFLWTVGGPQSVSQVENRFKRSTEVIHRKFNEVLKCLNDMAVDIIRPTDPEFRVVHDRLRDARFAPHFDGCIGAIDGSHIPVIVPNDEIVNHVGRHGYPTQNIMAVCDFDMRFTSIVAGWPGSAHDTRIFRDTLVKYADRFPHPPIGRYYLVDSGYPNCDGYLAPYKGQKYHVPEFRQGLPPNGKKETFNFAHSSLRNVIERSFGVWKMKWRILQKMPSYPPEKQARIIIACMALHNCIRESNLRDLEFDKCDRDENYMPGNLQPLPTGHVSNIVVGDDAIMKATREAIADGLMADQV, encoded by the exons ATGAGCACAAGTGACAGCCATAGTGAAGAGTCCAAAACTGATTCTGATGCTATGCCAACCTCAAGGAGGCAAAGGAGAAAAAAATACATGATGGCTGCACTTGTTGGTATCATGTACAGTGAGAAGTATCTCATGAAAAAGAAGAGAAGAGTTCCGATAATGACCGGACAACAGTGGGTTACGGAGAACTTGAGTACTCCAAAAGATTGCTATAACATGTTCAGAATGTACAAGCCTTGTTTTGATAGGTTGCATCGTACACTTGTACACACATATGGCTTGAAGGGGACAAGAAACATGAGTTCAGAAGAAGCATTGGGTATGTTTCTCTGGACGGTTGGGGGGCCCCAATCCGTAAGCCAAGTGGAGAATCGTTTCAAGAGATCAACTGAAGTTATACATCGCAAATTCAATGAAGTATTGAAATGCTTGAATGACATGGCTGTAGACATCATTCGACCAACTGATCCGGAGTTCAGAGTTGTACATGATAGGCTTCGGGATGCGAGATTTGCACCTCACTTTGATGGTTGCATAGGTGCGATTGATGGGTCACATATTCCTGTAATTGTTCCAAATGATGAGATCGTCAACCATGTTGGTCGACATGGATACCCAACACAGAATATCATGGCCGTGTGTGACTTTGACATGAGATTCACTTCTATTGTCGCGGGATGGCCAGGGTCAGCACATGACACAAGGATATTCAGAGATACTTTGGTGAAGTATGCAGATAGGTTTCCACATCCACCTATAG GAAGGTACTATCTTGTTGACTCGGGTTATCCCAATTGTGATGGATATTTGGCTCCATACAAAGGGCAAAAGTACCATGTGCCAGAATTTCGCCAAGGTCTCCCACCGAATGGGAAAAAAGAAACATTTAACTTTGCACATTCATCTCTACGCAATGTTATTGAGCGTTCATTTGGTGTCTGGAAGATGAAATGGCGTATTTTACAAAAAATGCCAAGTTACCCTCCTGAGAAGCAAGCTCGAATCATCATTGCATGCATGGCACTTCATAATTGCATTAGGGAAAGCAATTTGAGAGACTTGGAGTTTGACAAATGTGATCGTGATGAGAACTACATGCCAGGGAATTTACAACCTCTACCCACAGGACATGTGTCCAATATTGTGGTTGGTGATGATGCAATCATGAAAGCAACACGCGAGGCGATTGCTGATGGATTGATGGCGGATCAAGTATAA
- the LOC125530704 gene encoding phosphoribosylglycinamide formyltransferase, chloroplastic-like gives MEAAAVASPGSGLRYLPPINPAQKRQRSRSATAGAFATTRRQPRAAVACRRPHRVEAAAAARDSGGSGDSSHCSGGVRSRKRLAVFVSGGGSNFRSIHEATAAGGKASSGDVVALVTDKPGCGGAEYARRSGIPVVLFPRSKSAPEGVPTAQLLNALRDLRVDFVLLAAYLKLIPSELVQAYPRSVLNIHPSLLPAFGGKGYYGLKVHKAVIASGARYSGPTVHFVDEQFDTGRTLAQRVVPVLADDTPEQLAARVLHEEHHVYVEAVAALCEDRIVWREDGVPLIRTQTNPDAYA, from the exons ATGGAGGCGGCCGCCGTCGCTTCCCCCGGCTCCGGGCTGCGCTACCTGCCACCGATCAACCCCGCCCAGAAGCGGCAGCGGAGCCGGAGCGCGACGGCGGGGGCCTTCGCGACCACGCGGCGGCAGCCTCGCGCTGCTGTCGCTTGCAGGCGGCCCCATCGCgttgaggcggcggcggcggcgagggataGCGGCGGATCCGGGGACTCTTCTCACTGTTCCGGCGGAGTGAGGAGCAGGAAACGCCTCGCGGTGTTCGTGTCCGGCGGCGGCTCCAACTTCCGGTCCATCCACGAGGCCACCGCCGCGGGCGGCAAGGCGAGCAGCGGGGATGTGGTCGCGCTCGTCACGGACAAGCCAG GATGCGGCGGAGCGGAGTACGCGAGGCGCAGCGGCATACCGGTGGTCCTGTTCCCCAGGTCCAAATCGGCGCCGGAGGGGGTGCCGACGGCTCAGCTTCTGAATGCCCTGAG GGATCTCAGGGTGGACTTCGTTCTGCTCGCTGCTTACCTGAAACTTATACCCAGTGAGCTAGTCCAGGCATATCCCAGATCCGTACTGAATATACATCCTTCGCTCCTCCCGGCATTCGGAGGCAAGGGTTATTATGGTCTGAAGGTGCATAAAGCCGTCATTGCGTCTGGAGCCAG ATATTCAGGACCAACTGTGCACTTTGTGGATGAACAGTTCGACACGGGAAGAACTTTAGCCCAAAGGGTTGTGCCTGTGCTAGCCGACGATACTCCAGAGCAATTGGCTGCAAGGGTTCTACATGAG GAGCATCATGTTTATGTTGAGGCAGTTGCTGCCTTGTGCGAGGATCGAATCGTGTGGCGAGAAGACGGTGTCCCACTTATCAGAACTCAGACAAACCCCGATGCATACGCCTAA